In the Candidatus Delongbacteria bacterium genome, ATCGTGACGGGGGTGGTGATGATCTGGTCACCGGACATGGAGAAATAGTACCCCCCGCTGGCGGCCAGGAAGCCCTGGACAACCACCAGAGGCTTGTCTTCCTGCAGGCGCTGCATCTCGTGCCAGACCAGATCGGAGGCATAGCCACTGCCACCCGGTGAATCCACGTAGAGCACCACGGCCTTGATGCGGTCATTCTTGCGGCAGGCCTTGAGCTGCTGGATCACGGTTTCGGAACCGATCACGAAGGGGCCGATGCTGGTGCCTTCGCGGATGGGGCCCGAGGCGTAGATCACCGCCACCTGGCGATCGTCCATCCACTGGGTGCGAGCCATCGGGGTGATGAAACTGCGGATCGGGCGCAGGGATTCCTTGCCACCGCTCTCGCCCTTGTCCTTGCCAAAGCCCAGACTGAAACTGATGCCGGACTTGCCGTCTTCATCGTCCTTCTTGTCGGAATCACGATGGCAGACCCAGTCCTCGACCTTGTCGTCGTAGAGCAGCGTGTCCACGATGCCCATCTCCACCAGCTGGTCGGCATCGTGGAAATAGTGATCCAGCAACTGGCCCAGTTCCTCGTCGCCCAGACCGAATCCGGACTTGATCTCGGCCACGAAATGGTCGTGGACTTCGGTCAGGGCCCGCCCCACGTTCTCGCGCACTTCGGGGGACATCGCCGAGTTGCTGAACTCCTCGCCGGCACCTTTCCAGGCACCCACGTTCCAGCGGGTGAATTCGACTCCCGCCTTGGCCAGAGCGTCCTTGAAGTACAGCCGCTCGCTGCCGAAGGGATTGATTTCGGCCTCGCCGATGGGCAACAGGGCCACACGATCGGCCAGCGAGGCCAGATACAGCGACCCCAGGCTCAGGCTGTGGCTGTAGAAGACCACTTCGCGCCCCTGGTCCTTGAATTCCTTCAGGGCACGATGGACTTCCCAGAGAATCACGGGATCGGCCTGGAAGCCGGGGCGCATTTCCACCAGCACACCCTTGACCGTGGGATCCTTGCCGATGGCTTCCATCTGCTCCAGGAAATCGGGCAGGCGGAACTTGACACCGGAAATCAGCCAGGTGTATTCACTGGCCATGCCTTCCAGCTTGAGATGGGCATAACTGCGCCGCGGGGGAGTCATCACGCGCATGTTGTGGAACATGCTGCTGTTCAGGCGCACGTGACTGCGATTGGCGCTGAGATTGCTGCCGCCAGCCGGATTCTCCTGCTCGGCTCCCACATACCCCAGACCCAGGCCACCCATGTGCAGGTCGACTCCCAGGGCCATGTCGTCCCGGTTGACATTCTTGCGGAAGGAGAGGTCCACCACATTGAAGGGCGACCACTGGGCACCGTACCAGACACGGTCGCCGTGGAATTCCAGGTTGCGGTCCCACGCCGCGTCACAGAACAGGCTGAAGGTCTGGATGCCCGTGACCGCCGGTGCCGGGCGCATGGAGAAGCCGCCCTCGCCCCAGTAGCGATTGCGGTGGAAGTTCTGGTTGGCCAGGTCGTTGCCCAGCAGGAAGTGATGTACCGTGCCCAGCGAGAATTGCGGCATCTGAAGGCCGAAGGGGGCGTAGCGGCCAAGAGAACTGAAGAGGAACTCGTCGGGGCCATCACCGCCGACGGCATTGCCCTTGTTCCAGGCGTAGGCCAGGCCGATCATGTTGTCACGCTCGCCCATGCCCAGGCCCAGGCGGAAGCGATTGATGTAGCGATCGCCGGGCTGGTCGGTGTGGCGCACGCCAAAGCCGAGGCTGCCCAGCTTGCTGTAGAAGGACCAGTCGCCGTGTCGGCTGTTGTCGGTATCCTCGAGTGAACCGAAGTACTCG is a window encoding:
- a CDS encoding S49 family peptidase → MTMVRSVLLIAVLPVLATAQALPTLDSDLVGSLSGAEGASGAYSNAASAWYDEETSEFEYFGSLEDTDNSRHGDWSFYSKLGSLGFGVRHTDQPGDRYINRFRLGLGMGERDNMIGLAYAWNKGNAVGGDGPDEFLFSSLGRYAPFGLQMPQFSLGTVHHFLLGNDLANQNFHRNRYWGEGGFSMRPAPAVTGIQTFSLFCDAAWDRNLEFHGDRVWYGAQWSPFNVVDLSFRKNVNRDDMALGVDLHMGGLGLGYVGAEQENPAGGSNLSANRSHVRLNSSMFHNMRVMTPPRRSYAHLKLEGMASEYTWLISGVKFRLPDFLEQMEAIGKDPTVKGVLVEMRPGFQADPVILWEVHRALKEFKDQGREVVFYSHSLSLGSLYLASLADRVALLPIGEAEINPFGSERLYFKDALAKAGVEFTRWNVGAWKGAGEEFSNSAMSPEVRENVGRALTEVHDHFVAEIKSGFGLGDEELGQLLDHYFHDADQLVEMGIVDTLLYDDKVEDWVCHRDSDKKDDEDGKSGISFSLGFGKDKGESGGKESLRPIRSFITPMARTQWMDDRQVAVIYASGPIREGTSIGPFVIGSETVIQQLKACRKNDRIKAVVLYVDSPGGSGYASDLVWHEMQRLQEDKPLVVVQGFLAASGGYYFSMSGDQIITTPVTITGSIGVAAGAFFDKGLMAASGFRQDGVWAGQAPLGGAVMPFGLNLEAGNVSMRLPTLPVAGRPLSDQQDREIRGLIRSFYDDFVDKVAEGREMEWDAVHAIAEGRVWSGPTAIELGLADSVGGLKEGIDEAIRRAELKGPVDVEEIYPRFSLSQIFELAGGMATLSLDEKMSEMSAEARQTAQDEQLLQLGSSRPELLFDFFMFQDLRLLN